The Lewinellaceae bacterium genome has a segment encoding these proteins:
- a CDS encoding insulinase family protein produces the protein MVIKSNAQTICETFPNDPFEVSKYTLSNGLKLFLSINKDEPRIFTNIAFRAGSKYDPADTTGLAHYMEHMLFKGTTQIGALEWEKESVMLEKISDLYETYRSTDDEEKRKEIYAEIDRLSYEAAKLVAPNEYDKLVSALGADNTNAYTWVEQTVYVNDIPSNELERWMMLEAERFKVLALRLFHTELETVYEEFNIGQDSDTRQAANAMRELLFPRHPYGTQTTIGKAEHLRNPSMKNIQNFFKTYYVANNMAIIMAGDFDPDEVVKLAEKYFGGEPAKQLPAFRYVDQPEIKMPVRKDVFGKESSYLELGWRLGSSQTDDPFMISIISGLLYNNQAGLMDINLNQAQKVLDSESWSWFYEDYSVFGLYGKPREGQSLEDVEALLLEELEKIKRGDFEEWLLEAVIKDLKLNETKSFENNHHRVGLMTNLFILNVDWARFQKRFNYFESLTKEDIVKFANQHLNGNHAVVYKRQGESPDLIKVDKPPITPVELNRHAISDFGKTFLEKQTPPMTAVFADFKASIKNQSLSNGIIFDYVHNKNNGLFRVDYVFEMGKLANLDLGVAMDFLPYLGTDKYAPDEIKKEFFRLGLSFDTYCHTDRAYLSLMGLDESLEEGLQLLEHILQNAVPNQEALDNVIEDILVKRKNDKQDRSVILRDALLNYAKYGPASPFTWRHSVKELKALKAEALTALVRSLTGIEHCLYYYGPRPLQEAVEIIERLHHTPDEIQPCPVNRRFPELDTEEAVYFLDFPIVQTDVMLLSKGTPHFSLEEYIMRELYNEYFGYGLSSIVFQEIRESKALAYSTYAYYGSPKKKDRPHYLSAYVGTQPDKLKDAIPAMKEIIENMPIVEAQIEQARFSIHKRLESDRISPSRMYWEYRAVKDLGYERDLYEDVYERMRTVTSDDLKAFHEKYVKGRKYAMIVLGDKKRVDLDYLANYGEVKVLTMKDVFGY, from the coding sequence ATGGTGATAAAATCGAATGCACAAACGATTTGCGAGACTTTCCCAAATGATCCTTTTGAAGTAAGTAAGTATACTTTGTCTAATGGATTGAAGTTATTTCTGAGCATCAATAAAGATGAACCCAGGATTTTTACGAATATAGCTTTTCGTGCCGGATCCAAATATGACCCGGCAGATACAACGGGACTTGCACATTACATGGAGCACATGCTTTTCAAGGGAACCACGCAAATTGGTGCATTGGAATGGGAAAAGGAAAGTGTGATGCTGGAAAAAATTTCGGATCTTTATGAAACTTATCGTTCTACTGACGATGAGGAAAAGCGGAAGGAAATTTATGCGGAAATCGATAGGCTATCCTATGAAGCGGCAAAATTGGTCGCTCCCAATGAATATGATAAGCTGGTGAGCGCCCTTGGAGCAGATAATACCAATGCTTATACCTGGGTGGAGCAAACAGTATATGTAAATGATATTCCTTCCAACGAACTTGAACGCTGGATGATGCTGGAGGCAGAACGATTCAAAGTACTGGCCTTGCGCTTGTTCCATACTGAATTGGAAACGGTATACGAAGAATTCAACATAGGTCAGGACAGCGATACCCGCCAGGCGGCGAATGCGATGCGTGAGTTATTATTCCCCAGGCATCCGTACGGTACTCAAACGACCATCGGGAAAGCGGAACACCTTCGCAATCCTTCCATGAAAAATATCCAGAATTTTTTCAAAACCTATTATGTGGCCAATAATATGGCCATCATCATGGCCGGAGATTTTGACCCAGATGAAGTGGTAAAGCTGGCCGAAAAATATTTTGGAGGGGAACCTGCAAAACAATTGCCTGCTTTCCGGTATGTCGATCAACCAGAGATCAAAATGCCGGTACGCAAGGATGTTTTTGGCAAAGAAAGCTCCTACCTTGAGCTTGGCTGGAGGTTGGGAAGCAGCCAGACCGACGATCCTTTTATGATTTCCATCATTTCCGGTCTTTTGTATAACAACCAGGCGGGGTTGATGGATATCAACCTCAACCAGGCCCAAAAGGTACTTGATTCCGAATCCTGGTCATGGTTTTATGAAGATTATAGCGTATTTGGCTTATACGGAAAACCCAGGGAAGGCCAATCACTGGAAGATGTGGAAGCGTTATTATTAGAGGAACTCGAAAAGATCAAACGCGGAGATTTTGAGGAATGGCTGCTGGAAGCCGTGATCAAGGATCTCAAACTCAATGAGACCAAGTCTTTTGAAAACAATCATCACAGGGTTGGGTTGATGACTAATTTGTTCATTTTGAATGTGGATTGGGCCCGTTTTCAAAAAAGGTTTAATTATTTCGAAAGTCTTACCAAAGAAGATATCGTAAAGTTTGCGAATCAACACCTGAACGGCAATCACGCTGTGGTGTATAAAAGACAGGGAGAATCTCCTGATCTGATAAAAGTAGATAAACCGCCTATTACACCGGTAGAGCTGAATCGGCATGCAATCTCTGATTTCGGGAAAACTTTTCTTGAAAAGCAAACCCCGCCGATGACGGCTGTTTTTGCAGATTTTAAAGCGTCAATCAAAAATCAATCCCTTTCCAACGGTATAATTTTTGATTACGTTCACAATAAAAATAATGGACTTTTTCGGGTGGATTATGTTTTTGAGATGGGGAAACTGGCCAACCTCGACCTCGGGGTTGCCATGGATTTTCTGCCCTACCTCGGCACGGATAAATACGCTCCCGATGAGATCAAAAAAGAATTTTTCAGACTGGGGCTGAGCTTCGATACTTATTGCCATACCGACAGGGCGTACTTGTCCCTGATGGGACTCGATGAATCTCTTGAAGAAGGACTTCAGTTGCTTGAACATATCCTTCAAAACGCAGTGCCCAACCAGGAAGCGCTAGATAATGTCATCGAAGATATTTTGGTTAAACGTAAAAACGACAAGCAGGATCGGAGTGTCATTTTGCGCGATGCCTTGTTGAATTATGCCAAATATGGACCCGCTTCTCCTTTTACCTGGAGGCACTCAGTAAAAGAACTGAAAGCCTTAAAAGCAGAAGCCCTTACAGCCCTCGTTCGTTCTTTGACGGGGATAGAACATTGTTTGTACTACTACGGACCGAGGCCACTGCAAGAGGCCGTTGAAATAATTGAACGCCTCCATCATACTCCTGATGAAATCCAACCTTGCCCGGTAAACAGGCGTTTTCCCGAGTTGGATACGGAAGAGGCGGTTTATTTTCTCGATTTTCCTATCGTTCAGACAGATGTGATGTTGCTCTCTAAAGGTACACCACATTTCAGCCTTGAGGAGTATATCATGCGCGAACTTTACAATGAGTATTTCGGGTATGGCCTTTCTTCCATTGTTTTTCAGGAAATCAGGGAATCTAAAGCCCTGGCGTATTCCACTTATGCTTATTACGGAAGCCCTAAAAAGAAGGACAGGCCTCATTATCTGTCGGCATACGTCGGGACGCAACCGGATAAATTGAAAGATGCCATTCCGGCAATGAAAGAGATTATTGAAAATATGCCGATAGTAGAAGCTCAGATCGAACAAGCGCGGTTCTCTATTCACAAAAGGCTGGAAAGCGACCGAATCTCACCCTCGAGAATGTATTGGGAATATCGTGCCGTTAAAGATCTGGGGTACGAGCGTGATCTGTACGAGGATGTTTATGAGAGAATGAGAACGGTTACGAGTGACGATTTGAAAGCATTCCATGAGAAATATGTCAAAGGAAGAAAATATGCCATGATCGTGTTGGGCGATAAAAAGCGCGTGGACCTTGACTACCTCGCCAATTATGGGGAAGTGAAGGTACTTACCATGAAAGATGTTTTTGGGTATTGA
- a CDS encoding oligosaccharide flippase family protein, translating to MYLKNIKQTTSRLLKSNYYRNAFTLISGSVIAQLFLFGITPVLSRIFTPEDFGLYASFLAVVGILSILATFRYELAILLPEKSREAMHVFILATIISVIFSLFIFLFVPLIKNFEWIREVTKINSTVILIFIPLGIFLYDLTKTSSYLANRNKNYNWLSYGRIFGSVVTGVLSVLFGGLGWAATGLVFAKIIGWVAEAMAFLFPSRKSMLKAIPETNLKHLKTIAARYRNFPKYSTPEGLLNTGFKQMPILLLTAWFSIEMAGFYSLAFMLLSKPLGMVSAAFGQVFFQQGAALEKSDQSALRKLFKNNLKFLFYLAFIPCIIIAVFAPVLFTFILGDQWQMTGIFVRWLMPFSFITFLKGPFSAMVDIKNKIGHNVFFEIGFFIISVLAFYFGHLWNDALLGVKIFSFGCTFLGLFQLRWFYSLTNVKSNWG from the coding sequence ATGTACTTGAAAAACATAAAACAAACAACTTCCAGACTATTAAAGTCTAATTATTACCGGAATGCTTTCACGCTGATCTCAGGATCAGTGATTGCACAGTTGTTTTTATTTGGGATCACCCCGGTACTCAGCCGGATATTTACGCCTGAGGATTTTGGTCTTTATGCCTCCTTCCTGGCTGTAGTGGGTATCCTTTCCATCCTGGCTACCTTCCGGTATGAATTGGCCATTCTCCTTCCTGAAAAGTCCAGAGAGGCAATGCATGTTTTTATCCTGGCCACAATTATTTCTGTTATTTTCAGCCTGTTCATTTTTTTATTTGTTCCTCTGATCAAAAATTTCGAATGGATACGGGAAGTGACCAAGATCAACTCTACGGTCATTTTAATTTTCATCCCGCTGGGGATTTTTCTTTACGATCTGACCAAGACATCCTCCTACTTAGCCAACAGGAACAAAAACTACAACTGGCTCAGTTATGGCCGAATTTTCGGAAGTGTCGTCACAGGAGTACTAAGCGTGCTCTTCGGAGGGCTGGGCTGGGCAGCGACGGGCCTGGTTTTTGCAAAAATCATTGGATGGGTTGCTGAAGCGATGGCTTTCCTTTTTCCTTCCCGAAAATCCATGCTAAAAGCAATCCCGGAAACAAATTTGAAACATCTAAAAACCATTGCAGCCAGGTACCGGAATTTTCCAAAATATTCGACCCCTGAAGGATTGTTGAATACCGGCTTCAAACAGATGCCCATTTTATTGCTGACAGCATGGTTTTCTATTGAAATGGCCGGTTTCTACAGCCTTGCCTTTATGCTTTTGTCCAAACCCCTGGGCATGGTGAGTGCAGCCTTCGGGCAGGTGTTTTTCCAGCAGGGTGCAGCACTGGAAAAAAGCGATCAAAGTGCCCTCAGGAAACTCTTCAAAAACAATTTGAAATTCCTCTTTTACCTGGCTTTTATCCCTTGTATCATCATCGCTGTGTTTGCCCCGGTTCTTTTCACCTTTATCCTTGGTGATCAATGGCAGATGACTGGTATTTTCGTGCGCTGGCTCATGCCTTTTTCATTCATCACTTTCCTAAAAGGCCCTTTTTCGGCTATGGTGGATATCAAAAACAAGATCGGGCATAATGTTTTCTTTGAAATCGGCTTTTTTATCATTTCCGTCCTGGCTTTTTATTTCGGCCATTTGTGGAACGATGCCTTACTCGGGGTGAAAATTTTCAGTTTTGGCTGCACTTTCCTGGGATTGTTTCAGCTGAGGTGGTTTTACTCGTTAACGAACGTAAAAAGTAACTGGGGGTAA
- a CDS encoding LysR family transcriptional regulator: MTIQQIKYIIAVEEFNHFGLAAEKCFVTQSTLSTMIGKFEEEIGIRIFDRSTKPVTVTLEGEMLLPQLKIILKEVDSLNERVKLMKGEVSGKLKIGIIPTVAPYVLPRFLGDFVNNYPKMHFSVSELTTDNIVEQIKSRALDIGIAALPLGDDSLIEYPIYNESFVLYDCFSNKPSSSVKIEDINYDKFWLLEEGHCLSNQVIKICDIRNKNAPVNLDFRAGTIDTLIRFVKQNHGITLLPCLATADFSEEDRQRLSHFNGSVPVRSIGIVTHKHFVKKQVLSLLSEKIRENIVPLLQLSSRENQIITPL; the protein is encoded by the coding sequence ATGACTATCCAGCAAATTAAGTACATAATAGCCGTGGAAGAATTCAATCATTTCGGATTGGCTGCGGAGAAGTGTTTTGTCACCCAATCCACCTTGAGCACCATGATCGGAAAATTCGAGGAGGAGATCGGCATACGTATTTTTGACCGGAGTACGAAACCGGTAACCGTAACCCTTGAGGGGGAGATGTTGCTGCCTCAGCTCAAGATCATTTTAAAAGAAGTGGACAGCCTCAATGAGCGGGTCAAATTGATGAAAGGGGAAGTGAGTGGCAAGCTCAAAATAGGGATTATTCCTACAGTCGCTCCTTACGTTTTACCAAGATTCCTGGGGGATTTTGTCAACAACTACCCTAAAATGCACTTTTCGGTCAGTGAATTAACCACCGACAATATTGTGGAACAAATAAAATCAAGGGCGCTGGATATCGGAATAGCGGCTTTGCCCCTCGGAGATGATTCACTCATTGAATACCCGATATACAACGAATCATTTGTGCTTTATGATTGTTTTTCGAACAAACCGTCCTCATCGGTAAAAATAGAAGACATTAATTATGACAAATTCTGGTTGCTGGAAGAGGGCCATTGTTTAAGCAACCAGGTGATCAAAATTTGCGATATCAGGAATAAAAATGCTCCGGTCAATCTGGATTTCAGGGCAGGGACCATCGATACCCTGATACGTTTCGTAAAGCAAAATCATGGGATAACCCTGCTTCCTTGCCTGGCCACCGCCGACTTTTCCGAGGAAGACAGGCAGCGGCTCAGTCATTTTAACGGTTCCGTGCCGGTGAGAAGTATCGGGATCGTAACGCATAAACATTTTGTCAAAAAACAGGTACTTTCCCTGCTTTCCGAAAAAATCCGCGAAAATATTGTTCCGTTGCTCCAATTGTCTTCCCGGGAGAATCAGATCATTACGCCATTGTAA
- a CDS encoding BrxA/BrxB family bacilliredoxin — protein sequence MYPEQLTIPMAKELTDNGFQSLKTVEEVDEIISSKGTTLVVVNSVCGCAAANARPGALLASRHSKSPDRLATVFAGVDHYATARAREHMLPYPPSSPSIALFKDGQLVHVLERHQIEGRMAEMIAENLKMAFDKYC from the coding sequence ATGTATCCGGAACAATTGACTATACCGATGGCTAAGGAACTCACTGATAATGGTTTTCAAAGCCTCAAGACGGTTGAAGAAGTTGATGAAATTATTTCAAGCAAAGGCACCACTTTAGTGGTCGTCAACAGCGTTTGTGGTTGTGCCGCGGCTAATGCGCGGCCAGGAGCTTTACTGGCTTCCCGCCACAGCAAAAGTCCCGACAGACTTGCAACAGTTTTCGCAGGAGTGGATCATTATGCCACAGCGAGAGCAAGAGAGCATATGTTGCCTTATCCTCCTTCTTCCCCTTCGATTGCTCTGTTCAAAGACGGACAATTGGTACACGTGCTCGAAAGACACCAGATTGAAGGAAGAATGGCTGAAATGATTGCCGAGAATCTGAAAATGGCTTTTGATAAGTATTGCTAA
- a CDS encoding S24 family peptidase: MIREDRIELNKRFIKVFKLLEERGDIVKNDRGGKGMGDFAKKILGNRAYGHIVRAYLNDSDKRCLDYRQARILCREYGVNEAYLLEGMGTPFGFDLPETKQEGETASMGNILFTSVEAFAGATVEAGSFATEDYERFSIPGLTRGNLVAFPISGNSMEPIIQDGDIVICNQIAGVHELKDNKIYAVKSNSLLWVKYVQKITNNKGRVTHLKLISANHLEHDPFEEEVNEYTRLYQVIRKISDL, encoded by the coding sequence ATGATAAGAGAAGACAGAATAGAATTAAACAAGAGATTCATTAAAGTTTTTAAGTTGCTCGAAGAGCGAGGGGACATTGTAAAGAATGACCGGGGAGGAAAAGGGATGGGAGATTTTGCCAAAAAAATCCTCGGAAATCGTGCTTACGGCCATATTGTTCGGGCATATCTTAATGACAGTGATAAACGTTGTCTGGATTATCGGCAGGCCAGGATCCTTTGCAGAGAGTATGGGGTCAATGAAGCTTATCTCCTGGAAGGAATGGGTACCCCTTTTGGATTTGATCTTCCGGAAACCAAACAGGAAGGCGAAACGGCTTCCATGGGAAATATCCTGTTTACTTCTGTCGAAGCCTTTGCTGGTGCTACCGTAGAAGCCGGGAGTTTTGCCACGGAAGACTACGAAAGATTTTCAATCCCAGGGTTGACAAGAGGAAACCTCGTCGCTTTCCCGATCTCCGGGAATAGTATGGAACCCATCATCCAGGACGGGGATATCGTCATTTGCAATCAAATTGCCGGAGTTCATGAATTGAAAGATAATAAAATCTATGCAGTAAAAAGCAATAGCTTACTTTGGGTTAAGTATGTTCAAAAAATTACGAATAATAAAGGCAGGGTGACCCACCTAAAACTCATTTCTGCCAACCACCTCGAACACGATCCCTTTGAGGAAGAGGTTAATGAATATACTCGCCTCTATCAGGTTATTCGTAAAATCAGCGATCTATAA